TTCAGCACGGCGGAGACTTGCAGATGAGAGCACAGACCACCCCAGCCGAGAACAGCTGCAAGCAAAGACATTAGCAGAACGGGTGTCAGTGGGCTCTGACTCAGATGATAAGTTCCGAGATGCAGTTCCAGCAGTGAGGGCCAAAAAGCAACTGAAGTACCGGGGGTGATATAGAGAGTGAGCAGCCGAACAAACACGGCAAACACAATCATATATCCTCCGGTCATCATTAAAGTTTGTACAGCTTGGGAGACCGTGTCTCCAAGCAATTTGCCGAACCCGCGTCCGTCACGTTTCTGGGCTTCGCGGGCTGCAAACATCATTTGTGACCATAGGCTCCGTCGTTTATACGAAGAAGGGTTTGCAGTTGGGAATTCTTCCTCTTTTGATTCCTTGGGTAGGAGTCGTACTCCGATCATGGCTGCAATCCATCCACTAACCCAGTGAACGATCAGAAGGAAATATCCAGCAGCAGGCTGATGAAGAAAAGCTGCACCGATGACAAGTATAATCATCAATGGATTGGCAAAATGAGATGCTGATGCGACAATACCCGCCTGTTTGGCGGTAATTTGTTGATCCTGCACTAGGCGGGAGGCGGTATCTGCTCCTGCCGGAAAGCCGCCACACATGCCGACAACAATGGCCAGTCCGGCTTTGCCCGGCAGACGGAACCAGCGCTGCATTAATGGCCCTAATAAGACGCCAAGTGCGTGGGTAAAGCCGAATGCAGTCAGCATTTGGGATAACATCAGAAATGGAAGCATGGCAGGAAAGATGATTTTCCACCAAATGTCTAAACCTTGAATAGAGGCATCGAATGCATCTTTCGGAGATACAACTACTGCAATTACCAGCAATAAAGCGCCTGTACTCATAAGTACCGTTCGTAACGGTCCAGAGCCCGTAACTTCGCTCTGCATTGTCATTGTTTCACCTCATATGGATCGTGCCGCATACACTCGGCCAGGATTAGTTGTGGACGGCCGAATGACGTCCGTGGACGCTTCGGCCTTGACCGGATAAGCTACTGTAAACAGCGGCCTATCCGGCCTGTACCATTGTATGCAAAAGCATGAGAGTGTTAGACTTATAATTATTGAAAGATACGCAAAGAACGGGGGCTCATGCAATGAATCGGATTCGGAAATCTGGCGGATTCAGAGCTTCGATCTTTGTGATCGTGGTGGCTCTGGTCGTCTATGTTGCGGTATATATGCCAACGCCATATATCATTTATATGCCTGGCAGTGCCGACGAAGTAAAACCCATGGTTACCGTGAAAGAGGGGGATAAGGAAGAACGCGGTGTGTTTATGATGACGACAGTGTCGGCAACATACGCCAATGTGTTTTTGCTAGGAACCTCCTTGTTTAATCGAAATGCTCAAGTGGATAAAAAAGAAGATCGGCTGCGTGGCAAAAGCGAAGCGGAATATTCTGCCGAACAGGTCTGGTTCATGAGTGATTCACAATCCTCGGCAATGGAGGCGGCTTATGAGCAGGCAGGAGTGAAATACTCCATTGTTCCTGAGCATATTTTTGTATTTGGGCTGTCCGAAGATCCAAAACCTAAGGGAGATATTGAGCCCGGAGATATTATTTTGGGTGTAAACGGAACGGCAACTCCGGACAATACAGTGCTGTCTGAGCAGTTAAAAAACAAAAAGGTCGGAGAAACGGTTGAGATGCAATTAGAGCGAGGTGGAGAGACCATCAGCCGCGACGTTCAACTGATTGAAGTGAAAGACAGCAAAACCGGTGAAGTTCGCCCGGCATTGGGTGTCATGATCGGTGCGGTTCAGAAAGTGAAAGCAGAAGATCCGGATAAACAGATTTCCTTCACGGATACTCAGGTAGGTGGTCCATCTGCCGGACTGATGTTCACCCTGGAGATTTACAATCAGTTGACCCCTGGAGATTTGACGAAAGGTCACCGGATTGCTGGCACTGGAACTATTAACAAAGAAGGTGTGGTTGGCGCAATTGGTGGCGTTGTGCACAAAATTGTTGCGGCAGACCGGAAAGAAGCGGAGTTTTTCTTTGTGCCGAAGGATAATTATAAAGAAGCTGAAACTAAGGCTGAACAAATTGGCACCAAAATGAAACTCATTCCTGTTAGCACAGTGGATGATGCGCTGGCTTATCTGAAAACCTTGTCTGTCAAATCCTAAAACAATTATTCGCAACGAATAATGCTTGAACCAATATGAGAATGATGTGAAATCCCCCTATTGCAACGATGCCGAATCGGTGTGCGATAGGGGGATTTTGTTTGAGTAGTCGATATTAAACAACGCATCATCAACAGAGTTTGATTAATCTTATACCCGTAGATCAGGATTGCATCAATCTATGCGTAAGCGTTGGCTCCCGCAAAAACTTGTGAGTCGATCCATTGAACTTGGGGCTTCGAAATCGTTTATGTTGAACCAGCTATGGATATGACTGAACGTAGAGTTAAAGTCTCACAGGTGGTTCATAGTAGTCGCTGTACATCATGCGTGTATCGATGTGTTCACAGGCGAGTGCATATGCTGCCTGAGCTTGTACATCCAGTTCCAACTGGTTATGGACAAAGGTTGATGGTTTCAGCAGAACGGGCAGAGAAGCCGTCTTTTTCATCTGTTTCAAAAGGCCCTGTCCTTGTGCATTAAACCCGAGCACTCGAAGATACGCTGGCCCTTCAGCCAGCTTCTCGGGCGAACATTCGGCCTTGGTATGATTCAGCAGGATATGGGTCAGCATGCGCTGTAGCTTTGTGCGTGTGTACCGTTTCGTTTTAAGTGCGTTCAGCAACGCCTCGACTGAAGGCTCCGGGAGCTGAGCAAGTGTACGGCTCAGCCTGTGTTCGAGTCCTTCCGTGACTTCGGCGATCTGCTCCAGCTCGGAGGCACGACGTGTGGCCGCGATGTGCAGCAGCGGCTGTGCAAAGCGCTCCCAGTGCACGGGAGCGCGGCCTTCCTGCCATTCGCGCCGCAGAATGGCAAGGGTTGCCGCCGGCACGTATGGCGCGGCGGCTTCGGGCCCGTCCGCCATCAGCAGGCGGCGGACGGCGGTTGCACTGGCGATCGCCCCCGGTCCGGGCGTCGCCTCATGATACGCGGCACCGGTACGCGCCGCCGTAAAGGGCTTGATCGCGCTGCCCAGCCGCTGCAGCGCGATCAGGTAATGCAGCCCAAGCGAATTGTTGGGCTGCCCCAGCAGTGCAGCGGCGTCTTCCGCATCGACGCCGCCAGGCGCCAGTGCCGCCGCCGCACCTGCGTATGCGGCGGGATAGCTGGCGCCTTCCCGCAGGCGGCGCGCGATATCCTCGCGCAGCCCTGCGGGCTCCACAGCCAGCACGCGCGCAATGCGCTGCAGGCTGTCCAGGTCGCCGGACTCGCTGCCAAAGCAGAGCGAGTCCACCACGCCTGTGCGGTGCAGAAGTGACACCGCACCAAAGGCGAACCACTCGGCCGGTTGTACAGCATAGGCAACCGGCAGTTCAAGCACCAGATCGGCGCCAGCATGCAGCGCCATCTCAGTGCGTGCCCTTTTGCCCACGATGGCGGGTTCGCCGCGCTGGAGGAAAGGGCCGCTCATCACAGCCACAACAACGTCTGCTCCACTGAGCCGCCTTGCTTCACTCAGATGGTAGACATGTCCGTTATGTAAAGGGTTATATTCAACAATGACGCCAACGGCTTTCATATGAGAACGCGCTCCTTTCGGTAAATATTCAAATGGGGATCAATCTTTCTCTTCCTAGCCCGATAATATGTGAGCTCATCTTGTTCCATAATAGGACATGGATATACCTTTGTTCAAATCATATCGCAGTGTGTACAACGAAAAAGAAAAGAATCCTTCAGATCGATATAGCCCGAACCCGCCTTCAAAATGCATGACTTGTAGTTTAACTTACAGTAAGCCTATAATGTATCAGAGATCGAATGCGGATTAGGATCGTCAATTTCAAAAAGGGTGTAAAGTTAAAAGTGTTGACAAACGTCTTGGAAAATCGGTATAATGATTTTTGTTTGTTAAGTCAATTTCATAATACTTTTAACGATGAATCGTCAGATTACATACAGTCAGGAATTTGATGTGTTGCAAGAGTCAGGTTTGACCTGTATAACTGTCGTTAGGCGTTTAACTTTAATTATGAGATTGGTTTCGTTTGGAGTGATGGGAAATGTTAATGCCATTTCGCAAAGTGGCTACCAGTGATGGTCCCCTGCAGTTTAATGAACAGTGGGATATCAAGGAACTGGTTTCTAACCGACAAGATATCACAGCCGTTACCCCGCTGACTGCAGATTTATCTGCAGAGTTCAGAGAGGGAGACGTTGTGGATGTTCATGGCAAGCTGACAGTAGGAGTGGACATGTTGTGCTCCCGGTGTCTTAAGCCGATTAATGAACATTTTCATATTGATTTTCATGAGCAATTCAAGAAGGGAAAGCAGCCAGAGGAATTGCACGAAGACGACGATACTTTCTATGTGGATGGAGATAGCGTTGATCTGAAGGGTTATGCTGAGGAAGCTTTTCTGCTGAATCTTCCGTTTATACCGCTGTGTAGCGATACATGCAAAGGGTTATGCCCCAAGTGTGGCCATGAGCTGAACGAAGGTGACTGCGGTTGTGATAACCAAGTTATCGATCCGCGGCTTGCAGGGCTCAAGGATTTTTTTAAATGAGCATGATTGAAAATCGAACATTGTAACAACTACCTGCAAAGGTTTATTTTGATAAGGAGGTGGGAATAATGGCAGTACCTCAACGGAGAACATCCAAGACGCGTCGCGACAAACGTCGCACTCACTTTAAATTGGCAGTACCGGGTATGGTGAAATGTGAACAATGTGGCGAGCTGAAGCTTAGTCACCACGTATGCAAAGTGTGCGGAACGTACAAAGCAAGAGAGATCATCTCTCAATAATAGCTAGACATCAAGTAGCACTTCATTTCGATGAGGTGCTACTTTTTTTAGACTATAGCATCGCAAAAATAACTACCTTTACCTGTATTCTATCTTCGTGAATATAGTTCAATATACGTTTTTGATATTTTAGTAAGGCTCGTTACTGGTTGTGTTCGGGGCTGTGAAGCCAGGCTCCGCAAGGCAGGATTGTTTTTGTTCACCCAGCCTTTCTTTTTGACACGGGATGAGATATACTATAGTTTAGTACCAGGTTCTAAGATTTGACGTTACATAAACATGAACCATGATTCGTGTGAGAACGACCCTGCTGAACAGGGATGCAACTATAGAAGCAACGTGAAAGAGTATTGAACTGACCGGATTGGGCGGTTCCTTAAACGATACAGCGGGGGGTGTCAGGCATCGAACGTGTACCGAAGAGACAGAGGCAGCAGCAGTTAACCAAAATGATCGAAGACAACCCGTTTGTGACGGATCAGGAACTTACACGCCAATTGAAGGTGAGTATTCAGACGATTCGTCTCGACAGACTGGAGCTTGGGATTCCCGAGCTTCGGGAGCGGATGAAACTGATGGCGGAGCGTTCCTATGATCAGGTGCGCTCGTTGCCCCTGCATGAGATTATCGGTGATATTGTGGACTTGCAACTGGACAAGAGCGGGATTTCCTTGTTTGAGATTAAGGAAGAACACGTATTTTCGAGAACGGGCATTGCTCGAGGACACTATGTTTTTGCACAGGCCAACTCGTTGGCTGTAGCCGTTATTAATGACGAGATTGCTTTGACGGCGTCCGCAGACATTCGTTTTGTTCGTTCGGTTCATTTGGCCGAGAAATGTATTGCGAAGGCCTATGTGAGATCGATTCCGGGTCAAAAGGGCAAAGCCAAAGTAGAAGTGTTCACTTATGTGGGTGAAGAAATGGTGTTTCAAGGCAACTTTGTAATCTACCATTCAGGTGGAGAAGACAGCGTAGAAGGAGGTCATTTGGGATGAAAATCGTCATTGATGCCATGGGAGGCGATAACGCACCTGCGTCAACAGTAGAAGGTGCGATCGCCGCGGCTACGGAATGGGCGGATACACAGATCGTCCTGGTCGGCGATGAAGCCAAGCTGGAACCTCTTCTGAGTCAGTCAGGTGCCAAACCTGCTAATCTGACGATTCGGCATGCTTCCGAAGTGATCGGTTCGGATGATGAACCAGTAAAGGCAGTCCGTCGTAAGAAGGATGCCTCCATGGTGGTTGCAGGTCGTATGCTTAAGGAAGGCGAAGCAGACGCCATGATCTCTGCGGGCAATACCGGAGCGCTGATGACAGCCGGCTTGCTTGTGGTAGGTCGTATGGAAGGTATTGAGCGCCCGGCGCTTGCACCCATGATTCCAACGATCGATGATGTGGGTGTACTTGCACTTGATCTTGGTGCGAATATGGATGCCAAACCGGAACACCTCGCACAGTATGGTCTGATGGGGAGCTTGTATCGGCAAAAAGTGCAGGGAATCGCGTCACCAAGAGTGGGCCTGCTCAATGTGGGAACGGAGCCCGGTAAGGGGAATGAGTTGACCAAACATGCCTATCCTTTGCTGGAGCAACTTCCGATTCGTTTTGTTGGTAACGTAGAGGCCCGTGATGTGCTTACAGGTGCGTGTGATGTGCTTGTATGTGATGGATTTGCCGGAAATATATTGCTGAAATCGCTCGAAGGCACAGCAGGTGCCATTTTCGCTCTGCTTAAGGAACAATTCTCATCATCGCTCAAAAGCAAACTGGCTGCTGCTGTGCTCATGCCTGAGCTGCGCGGTTTGAAACGGAAACTGGATTATACCGAGCATGGTGGTGCACCACTCCTCGGCTTGAGCAGACTTGTGGTGAAAAGTCATGGATCGGCTGATGGCAATGCCATCAAAAATGCTGTGCGCCAAGCACGGATTGCAGTACAGAACCAGCTGGTGGAGAGCATATCTAAGGAAATTAGCGGGAAGTGAGTGAAGACATGAATAATTTGCGCCCGGTAGGGGTTATCGGTACTGGTAAATATGTACCTGAGAAAATTTTGACAAACAGCGATTTGGAGAAAATGGTAGATACGAATGATGAGTGGATCGTCAGTCGTACAGGAATCAAGGAGCGTCACATCGCTGCACCGGATCAGGCGACTTCAGATCTGGCATACGAGGCAGCTATCAAAGCACTTGAGTCTGCTGGCATGACTGGCAGCGATCTTGATCTGATTATTGTGGCAACTATTACACCGGATTCTTCATTCCCTTCTACTGCTTGTATTTTGCAAGATAAGCTTGGTGCCAAGGGCGCTGCGGCATTTGACTTGTCTGCTGCCTGCTCCGGATTTGTATACGGTCTGGCAACAGCAACGAGCTTTATCCAAAGCGGCATGTACAACAATGCACTTGTTATTGGTGCAGATTGCTTGTCTCGCATTACTGACTATACCGACCGTAATACCTGTGTGCTGTTTGGCGATGGCGCCGGTGCGGTTATCGTTGGTGAAGTGCCGGAAGGCCGTGGATTTAAATCATTCGATCTCGGAGCTGAAGGTGCGGGCGGAAGCCTGCTTCAAATGGAGGGCGGAGGTTCCCGTCTGCCTGCATCCGTAGAAACGGTTGAGAACAAAAAACATTATATTTACATGAATGGCCGTGAAGTGTTTAAATTTGCAGTACGGGTGATGGGTACAGCGACGATCGAAGTTCTGCGCAAGGCTGGCCTGGAACGTACGGACGTGGATCTGTTTGTTCCTCACCAAGCCAATATCCGGATTATCCAATCTGCAATGCAGCGACTTGAGCTTCCTGAAGAGAAAGTTGTAGTCAACGTGGATAAATACGCCAACACATCTGCAGCCTCCATTCCGCTTGCTCTGGTAGAAGCTGCTGAAGAAGGCCGCATGAAAGCCGGAGATACTGTGCTCATGGTTGGTTTCGGTGGCGGATTGACGTGGGGCGCATCAGTACTCGTTTGGTAAACTAGACAGCTGGGAGAGATGAATTGGATGGGTAAAATAGCATTTGTATTTCCCGGACAGGGATCGCAGGCTGTGGGCATGGCCAAGGACGCGTATGAGTCTGTGCCTGCGGCAACAGAGATTTTTCGCACAGCCGATGAAACGCTAGGTTTCGCGCTGAGCAATCTTGTTTTTGAGGGACCAGAGACCGAGTTGAAACAGACATCGAATACACAACCGGCTCTGCTGACAGCAAGTATTGCATTGCTTGAGGCTTTTAAAGAAAAAGGAATTCAGCCTGATTATACGGCCGGACACAGTCTGGGTGAATACAGTGCACTGGTCGCGGCGGGCGTTCTTTCGTTCGCGGACGCGGTAAGCATTGTGCGGGCACGCGGTCAATATATGGAACAGGCTGTTCCTGGTGGACAGGGTGCAATGGCTGCGGTATTGGGTGCGGATCGGGAAGCGCTGGGGGTGCTTTGCCGGGACGTATCCGAAAGTGGTCATGTGGTTGAACTTGCCAACATCAACTGTCCGGGACAAATCGTGATTTCCGGTGTGAAGGAAGGGGTATCTGCTGTCGCTGAACGGGTCAAAGAAGCGGGCGGCAAACGTGCCATCACACTTGAAGTAAGCGGTCCGTTCCATTCTTCCTTAATGAAGGATGCAGCAGAGAAGCTGGCTGAGAAACTGAAAACTGTTTCGTTCTCACCTGGGGATGTCCCTGTAGTTGCAAATGTGACTGCAAGACCTGTGGAGGACGGTAAGGTTCAGGATTTATTGACAGCTCAGGTCTATTCTCCGGTTTTATGGGAAGACAGTGTGACATGGCTTATTGAGCAAGGTGTAGATACCTTTATCGAGATTGGTTCTGGCAGTGTGTTAACAGGTTTGATTAAAAAAACAGATAAAACCGTTAAACTGTACAATGTAAACAGTCTTGAGACGCTCGAAGCAACGGCAGCTGCACTAATTTGATTAACCATGATTAGATTTGGGGAAAGGAGGAATGATTATGTCTAAACCATTACAAGGCAAAAATGCGCTCGTTACCGGTGCATCCCGTGGTATTGGGCGCAGTATTGCACTCGCTTTGGCCGAGGCTGGCGCCAACGTGGCCGTGAATTATGCGGGCAGTCAAGCGGCAGCTGAGGAAGTAGCGGAAGCGATTCGTGCCAAAGGTGTCCAGGCAATTACGATTCAAGCGAATGTGGGCCAGATGGACGAAGCCGAACAAATGGTCAAAGCTACCATTGAGGCATGGGGCAACGTTGATATTCTTGTCAACAATGCTGGAATTACCCGTGATAATCTGATCATGCGTATGAAGGAAGAGGAATTTGATCAGGTGATCGAAACCAACCTCAAAGGGGTGTTTAACTGCCTTAAGGCGGTTACACGTCCAATGATGAAGCAACGGTCTGGTAGAATTATCAATATCTCCTCTGTTGTGGGTGTGCTCGGAAATGCTGGACAAGCAAACTATGTTGCTGCCAAGGCAGGGGTCATCGGTTTGACGAAGGCATCTGCTCGTGAGCTTGCCTCCCGCGGCATCACAGTTAACTGCGTTGCACCAGGATTTATTGAGACCGATATGACGAAGGAATTGTCCCAGGAGATCGTGGACAACATGTTGAACGGTATTCCGTTGTCCCGTCTGGGCCAACCGGATGAAATCGCCGGTGTTGTCACGTTCCTGGCTTCAGAAGCTTCATCTTATATGACAGGGCAGACACTGCATGTTGATGGTGGCATGTACATGTAATTCTTCCCGGACTTGAACAATAGTCGGGGAACAGGCGCTGGACGATCCGAAATGCCGGAAAAAGGCCGGGTTCCCCGGCCGGGAGCCGCATATGTCTTCTATGGCATTTTGCCTGCGATTCTCGTATAATACCAAGGAGGAGGTGAACCGGATGTCCGATGTATTGGAGCGTGTAAAACGCATCGTCGTCGACCGCTTGGGCGCAGACGAAGCTGAAGTTACACTTGAAGCATCTTTCAAAGAAGATTTGGGTGCTGATTCTTTGGATGTAGTGGAATTGGTCATGGAATTGGAAGATGAATTCGATTTGGAAATCTCTGATGAAGATGCAGAAAAAATCACGACCGTAGGTGAAGTTGTAAACTACATACAATCTCATACCTAAAGTCAATTCAG
This window of the Paenibacillus marchantiae genome carries:
- a CDS encoding YceD family protein, with translation MLMPFRKVATSDGPLQFNEQWDIKELVSNRQDITAVTPLTADLSAEFREGDVVDVHGKLTVGVDMLCSRCLKPINEHFHIDFHEQFKKGKQPEELHEDDDTFYVDGDSVDLKGYAEEAFLLNLPFIPLCSDTCKGLCPKCGHELNEGDCGCDNQVIDPRLAGLKDFFK
- the acpP gene encoding acyl carrier protein; this translates as MSDVLERVKRIVVDRLGADEAEVTLEASFKEDLGADSLDVVELVMELEDEFDLEISDEDAEKITTVGEVVNYIQSHT
- a CDS encoding nucleoside recognition domain-containing protein gives rise to the protein MTMQSEVTGSGPLRTVLMSTGALLLVIAVVVSPKDAFDASIQGLDIWWKIIFPAMLPFLMLSQMLTAFGFTHALGVLLGPLMQRWFRLPGKAGLAIVVGMCGGFPAGADTASRLVQDQQITAKQAGIVASASHFANPLMIILVIGAAFLHQPAAGYFLLIVHWVSGWIAAMIGVRLLPKESKEEEFPTANPSSYKRRSLWSQMMFAAREAQKRDGRGFGKLLGDTVSQAVQTLMMTGGYMIVFAVFVRLLTLYITPGTSVAFWPSLLELHLGTYHLSQSPLTPVLLMSLLAAVLGWGGLCSHLQVSAVLKAAGLATTSMLYFAGIRLLHALVAFFISLLLWLPFSRYSSEVWATFQNNPGNGLAPFLTKQSLVGMNTSDIIDAVWNGFPAACIGLALLLTVMICLSGLTFWFNRRFSR
- the fapR gene encoding transcription factor FapR; protein product: MIEDNPFVTDQELTRQLKVSIQTIRLDRLELGIPELRERMKLMAERSYDQVRSLPLHEIIGDIVDLQLDKSGISLFEIKEEHVFSRTGIARGHYVFAQANSLAVAVINDEIALTASADIRFVRSVHLAEKCIAKAYVRSIPGQKGKAKVEVFTYVGEEMVFQGNFVIYHSGGEDSVEGGHLG
- the fabG gene encoding 3-oxoacyl-[acyl-carrier-protein] reductase, giving the protein MSKPLQGKNALVTGASRGIGRSIALALAEAGANVAVNYAGSQAAAEEVAEAIRAKGVQAITIQANVGQMDEAEQMVKATIEAWGNVDILVNNAGITRDNLIMRMKEEEFDQVIETNLKGVFNCLKAVTRPMMKQRSGRIINISSVVGVLGNAGQANYVAAKAGVIGLTKASARELASRGITVNCVAPGFIETDMTKELSQEIVDNMLNGIPLSRLGQPDEIAGVVTFLASEASSYMTGQTLHVDGGMYM
- the plsX gene encoding phosphate acyltransferase PlsX, which translates into the protein MKIVIDAMGGDNAPASTVEGAIAAATEWADTQIVLVGDEAKLEPLLSQSGAKPANLTIRHASEVIGSDDEPVKAVRRKKDASMVVAGRMLKEGEADAMISAGNTGALMTAGLLVVGRMEGIERPALAPMIPTIDDVGVLALDLGANMDAKPEHLAQYGLMGSLYRQKVQGIASPRVGLLNVGTEPGKGNELTKHAYPLLEQLPIRFVGNVEARDVLTGACDVLVCDGFAGNILLKSLEGTAGAIFALLKEQFSSSLKSKLAAAVLMPELRGLKRKLDYTEHGGAPLLGLSRLVVKSHGSADGNAIKNAVRQARIAVQNQLVESISKEISGK
- a CDS encoding beta-ketoacyl-ACP synthase III, with protein sequence MNNLRPVGVIGTGKYVPEKILTNSDLEKMVDTNDEWIVSRTGIKERHIAAPDQATSDLAYEAAIKALESAGMTGSDLDLIIVATITPDSSFPSTACILQDKLGAKGAAAFDLSAACSGFVYGLATATSFIQSGMYNNALVIGADCLSRITDYTDRNTCVLFGDGAGAVIVGEVPEGRGFKSFDLGAEGAGGSLLQMEGGGSRLPASVETVENKKHYIYMNGREVFKFAVRVMGTATIEVLRKAGLERTDVDLFVPHQANIRIIQSAMQRLELPEEKVVVNVDKYANTSAASIPLALVEAAEEGRMKAGDTVLMVGFGGGLTWGASVLVW
- a CDS encoding nucleotidyltransferase, which gives rise to MKAVGVIVEYNPLHNGHVYHLSEARRLSGADVVVAVMSGPFLQRGEPAIVGKRARTEMALHAGADLVLELPVAYAVQPAEWFAFGAVSLLHRTGVVDSLCFGSESGDLDSLQRIARVLAVEPAGLREDIARRLREGASYPAAYAGAAAALAPGGVDAEDAAALLGQPNNSLGLHYLIALQRLGSAIKPFTAARTGAAYHEATPGPGAIASATAVRRLLMADGPEAAAPYVPAATLAILRREWQEGRAPVHWERFAQPLLHIAATRRASELEQIAEVTEGLEHRLSRTLAQLPEPSVEALLNALKTKRYTRTKLQRMLTHILLNHTKAECSPEKLAEGPAYLRVLGFNAQGQGLLKQMKKTASLPVLLKPSTFVHNQLELDVQAQAAYALACEHIDTRMMYSDYYEPPVRL
- the rpmF gene encoding 50S ribosomal protein L32 — its product is MAVPQRRTSKTRRDKRRTHFKLAVPGMVKCEQCGELKLSHHVCKVCGTYKAREIISQ
- a CDS encoding SepM family pheromone-processing serine protease produces the protein MNRIRKSGGFRASIFVIVVALVVYVAVYMPTPYIIYMPGSADEVKPMVTVKEGDKEERGVFMMTTVSATYANVFLLGTSLFNRNAQVDKKEDRLRGKSEAEYSAEQVWFMSDSQSSAMEAAYEQAGVKYSIVPEHIFVFGLSEDPKPKGDIEPGDIILGVNGTATPDNTVLSEQLKNKKVGETVEMQLERGGETISRDVQLIEVKDSKTGEVRPALGVMIGAVQKVKAEDPDKQISFTDTQVGGPSAGLMFTLEIYNQLTPGDLTKGHRIAGTGTINKEGVVGAIGGVVHKIVAADRKEAEFFFVPKDNYKEAETKAEQIGTKMKLIPVSTVDDALAYLKTLSVKS
- the fabD gene encoding ACP S-malonyltransferase encodes the protein MGKIAFVFPGQGSQAVGMAKDAYESVPAATEIFRTADETLGFALSNLVFEGPETELKQTSNTQPALLTASIALLEAFKEKGIQPDYTAGHSLGEYSALVAAGVLSFADAVSIVRARGQYMEQAVPGGQGAMAAVLGADREALGVLCRDVSESGHVVELANINCPGQIVISGVKEGVSAVAERVKEAGGKRAITLEVSGPFHSSLMKDAAEKLAEKLKTVSFSPGDVPVVANVTARPVEDGKVQDLLTAQVYSPVLWEDSVTWLIEQGVDTFIEIGSGSVLTGLIKKTDKTVKLYNVNSLETLEATAAALI